A region of Salvia splendens isolate huo1 chromosome 17, SspV2, whole genome shotgun sequence DNA encodes the following proteins:
- the LOC121774466 gene encoding uncharacterized protein LOC121774466 produces MATPVDKLRVEAIQTVVPTKPTDPRQSRRITVSQNAGSAAVLQRRFHLFLCYNKGSSEDSGWLVAGQIKESLGRVLQDYPLLAGKLRWCDADLEIVCTDSGTRMVETKAEMALAGFVKMEEKREDEAELVFWGLFFNIPLNSENALELVFLTKI; encoded by the coding sequence atggcAACTCCAGTGGACAAACTGCGCGTGGAAGCAATTCAAACAGTGGTTCCAACAAAGCCAACAGATCCACGACAATCGCGCAGAATCACGGTTTCACAGAATGCGGGATCGGCGGCGGTGCTGCAGCGGCGCTTCCACCTGTTTCTCTGCTACAACAAGGGCTCCTCCGAGGACTCCGGATGGCTGGTTGCCGGGCAGATTAAAGAGTCTCTCGGAAGAGTCCTGCAGGACTACCCCTTGCTTGCCGGCAAGCTGCGCTGGTGCGACGCTGATTTGGAGATCGTGTGCACTGATTCCGGCACTCGAATGGTGGAGACCAAGGCGGAGATGGCGTTGGCTGGTTTCGTCAAAATGGAGGAAAAGAGAGAGGATGAAGCTGAGCTCGTTTTCTGGGGGTTGTTCTTCAACATACCCCTCAATTCCGAAAATGCCCTTGAGCTAgtatttttaacaaaaatctga